The following proteins are encoded in a genomic region of Arachis ipaensis cultivar K30076 chromosome B02, Araip1.1, whole genome shotgun sequence:
- the LOC107627104 gene encoding uncharacterized protein LOC107627104, with protein MSSSETVEKYFTRVIDLVNKMRVCGEDMPDRKVVEKILHTMSMKYDHVVTTILESHDMDTMKIAELQETMESHISRILEKSEKSTEEALKSRVNLNNVVESSHENIWYLDNACSNHMSSRNELFSSLDDSVKLLLKFGNITKIPIKEKWHIPIRLKDGSLSYISNVFYAPQLDYNLLSIRQLSEKGYKMITYRGYCTVFDNNGRFIDKSKMTSNRMFPLKIQHVNPSCMSSVILDENWL; from the exons ATGTCTAGCTCAGAAACTGTTGAGAAATATTTTACTCGTGTTATAGATCTTGTCAATAAGATGAGAGTCTGTGGAGAAGATATGCCCGATAGGAAAGTGGTAGAGAAAATTCTTCACACCATGTCGATGAAGTATGACCATGTGGTGACTACGATACTAGAGTCCCACGATATGGACACCATGAAGATTGCAGAGTTGCAGGAAACCATGGAAAGCCACATCAGCAGAATACTAGAGAAGTCAGAAAAATCAACCGAGGAAGCCCTGAAAAGTCGAGTGAATTTAAACAATGTTGTAGAATCAAGCC ATGAAAATATAtggtacttggataatgcttgcaGTAATCATATGTCTAGTAGAAATGAGCTATTTTCTTCATTAGATGATTCAGTCAAACTATTATTGAAGTTTGGTAATATTACAAAGATCCCTATTAAAGAAAAATGGCACATACCAATTAGATTGAAGGATGGTTCTCTGAGTTATATTTCTAATGTTTTCTATGCTCCTCAACTTGATTACAATTTATTAAGTATAAGGCAATTATCTGAGAAGGGATATAAGATGATAACTTATCGTGGATATTGCACTGTATTTGACAACAATGGAAGGTTCATAGATAAATCAAAGATGACTTCAAACAGAATGTTTCCGTTAAAAATTCAACATGTTAATCCCTCTTGCATGAGTTCTGTGATACTTGATGAAAACTGGCTGTGA